CACCTTATAATCGCTCTCGAACGTCGGGCCCGGCGCGATCAGGCTCTGCTTGCCCATATGCGCCTCGATCTGGGCGAGAAATGTGGCGAGTTCGGACAGCAAGAGTGCGCGTGTCGGTCGGTCGGGGCAGCGGTCGTCATAATCGAGCCAGACCACGGCGGGCAGCATATCGGCGCGGCGCGGGACATGGCGGATGAAATTGGCGGCCTGATCGGTCGCGAGCTGACAAAGGCTGTAGCGATGAATCGCGCCCGCCTGAACCCCCGCGTTGCGCGCTTCGGCCATGTTGCGGGCGAATTTCGCGTCGACCCCGCCCGATCCGTCGGTCGCCATGATATAGGCGAATTCGGCGCCTGCGGCCTTGATCGAGCCCCAATGGACGTCGCCGTTGCCAGCGTCGATCGTCACGCCCTGCGTTGGATAGATGGCGCGGTCGGGCGTCCAGCGCGCCGCCCACCACAGCGCGAGGCCGGCGACTAGGAGCAGCAGCACGATAACCGCGCCAATCCGGCGCAACAGACGCGCTACCTTCGCGCGCCATGCCGCCGCGGCCTTTGCTGCCTTTCCGCCCCTGATTGCCCCCGCCTTCATCGTCAGCCCTTGATGTGCAACACGCAGATCAGTGTGAATAATCGCCGCGCGGTGTCGAAATCGACCGCGATCTTGCCGTCGAGCCGGTCCATCAGCATCTCGGCCGCTTCATTGTGCAGCGCGCGGCGCGCCATGTCGACGGTCTCGATCTGCTGCGCGGTCGAGGTCTTGATCGCCTGATAATAGGAATCGCAGATCGCGAAATAATCGCGGATGGGGCGGCGGAAACGCCCGAGACCAAGGATGATCGCCTCGAGCGGGGATCCATCTTCGCGCGCGATTTCAAAGATCAGGCGGCCGTCCTCGACACGCAACATCAACCGATAGGGGCCGGCATAGCCGTCGGGATGGCCGCGCTGCGGTACGAACTTATTATCCTCGATCAGGTCGAAAATCGCGACACGGCGTTCCTGCTCGACGTCGGGATTGCGCCAGACAATCGACCCTTCGTCGAGCTCGACCGAAATGATCCGCTGTTTGGAGGGGTCTGCGTCGCTCATGCTGCCTGTGCTTCTACTTGGCGCGCCGCGAAGGGCAAGGGGGCGACTTATTCACAGCAACCCACAGTTATGATAGCCTGTCGGGCATCACCTGTTGCGCCGTCCGAAGCGGCACCGCATGAAGGTCGCCATGCCTGAGCTAGCCCTGATCCCGACCCCGGCCAACACCGGGGACGAACGCCAATTACCCCGTAATATCGAAGCCGAGGCCGCGTTTCTCGGCGCGATCCTGATCGACAACCGAGTCGTCGAGGATTTGCCGGTTGCGCTGACCCCCGACCATTTCTTCGAACCGCTTCACGGCCGCATCTTTCAGCAGACGATGGCGCTCATCGAGCGCAACAGCATCGCGACACCGGTGACGCTGAAGCCTTATTTCGAGGCCGACGAGGCGATGAAGGCGGTCGGCGGGGTCGGTTATCTTGCGCAGCTGACCGGCAGCGGTGCGGGTCTGATCGGCGCGCGCGACTTTGCCCGGCAGATTTTCGATCTCGCGCTGCTTCGCGAACTTGCGGGGGTCGGGCGCACACTCGTCGACAATGCGCTCGACACGAGCGAGCGCGTCGACCCGCAGGCGCAGATCGAGGAGGCCGAAACCGCGCTCTACCGTGTCGCGGGCGGCGAGGCCGAGATGGGGTCGGTCAAGAATTTCAGCCAGGCGAGCCTCACCGCGCTGCAGGCGGCCGAGCGGGCGCTCAATTCTGGTGGGCATCTGTCGGGGATCACCACCGGGATCGCGAGCATGAACGCCAAGATCGGCGGCATGCACAATTCGGACTTGATGATCCTCGCCGGCCGCCCGGGCATGGGCAAGACCTCGTTCGCGACCAACATCGCCTATAATGCCGCCGAACGCTGGCGCCGCGACGAGGAAGACGGCATTCCGCCCGAGAAGAATATGGGCGCAAAGGTCGCCTTCTTCAGCCTCGAGATGTCGGCCGACCAACTCGCGACGCGCGTGCTCGCCGAACAATCGGGCGTGTCGGGCGAAGCGCTGCGCATGGGCAAGATCAGCAAGGAGCAGTTCCAGCAATTGAGCCGCGCGGCGCAAGCGCTACAGACACTGCCTTTGTTCATCGACGATACGCCGGGGCTGACGATCGCGGGGCTGCGCACGCGCGCGCGTCGCCTGCAGCGGCGCCACGGCATCGGTTTCATCGTCGTCGACTATCTCCAGCTCTTGCAGGGCTCGTCGAAAAGCGGCGATAACCGCGTGCAGGAAATTTCGGAAATTTCGCGTGGCTTAAAGACCTTGGCGAAAGAACTTAATGTCCCTGTGATGGCGCTCTCGCAGCTCAGCCGCCAGGTCGAAAGCCGCGAGGACAAGCGTCCGCAGCTCTCCGACCTTCGCGAATCGGGCTCGATCGAACAGGATGCCGACATGGTGCTCTTCGTGTTCCGCGAGGATTATTATGTCGCGGCGCGCGAGCCCAAACGCCCGGTCGAGGGCGACGACGTGAAAATCCACGCACAGCATGAGGAATGGGCGGCCGAGATGGAGCGCGTCTTCGGCCTCGCCGAAGTCATCGTCGCCAAATCGCGTCACGGTTCGACCGGCAAGGTGCGCCTGCACTTCGAAGCGAAGACGACCAAGTTCAGCGACCTCGCCGACGACAGCATGGCCTATGATGATTATGAATAGGTCGAGTTAGAAGGCCGGATCGTTCGCCGGATCGTCGTCGACCGGGGTAACTTCGCTGTGGATGCCGCATTCGGTCTTGTCCCAGCCGCGCCAGCGGCCCGAGCGCGGGTCTTCGCCGGGCTTGACCTTCGACGTGCAGGGCGAGCAGCCGATCGACGGATAGCCTTCGGCTTCCAGCGGGTGGCGCGGTAGGTCGTGCGCGGCGAAATAATCGTCGAGCATCTCGCGCGTCCAGTTGGCAAGCGGGTTGAACTTGAGCCGGCCGGTCGAGCCGTCGAGCTCGAAGCGCGCGAGCCCCTGCCGCGTCGCGGACTGGAACCCCTTGCGGCCCGTGATCGACGTGTCGAAATCGGTCAGCGCCTTTTCGAGTGGCTTGACCTTGCGGATTTCGCAGCAGCCGTCGGGGTCGTAGGACCAGCGCAGCTCGGTCGCGTCCTTTTGCGCGAGGTCTTCGGCATCGGGGGTCAGGTTGACGATGTTGAGATTCAGCTTCGCCGCCAGCTCGTCACGGTAAGCGAGAGTCTCGGGGAAATGCTTGCCGGTGTCGAGGAACAAAACCGGCATGCCGGGCGCAGTCTGTGCCACGAGATGGAGCAGCACCGCGCTTTCGGCCCCGAAGCTGGAGACGATCGCGGTTTCGCCGAGCAGGCCCGCACCGATCACGCTCGCGACGATTTCGGCGGCGTCCTGGCCGCGGAACAAATTGTTGAGCCGGATGACGTCGGCTTGCGTGAAGCGCGGCGCGACGTCGATGCGGTCGCGGGTGCGGTCTTCGCCGGCTTTGGGGAGAGAGTGTTTCACGTCAGCCATGCCTTAATTTCCATATCGGCACCGCACCGTCGGCGGCGCCCTGATAATGTTCGGGCCAGCGCGTTAGCGCCGCCTCGACATCGGCGGGATTGAGCGCCTTTTCGGGCGCGAAGCTGTCGAAGCCGCAACGCTTCATATAGGCGATCTGGTCGACGAGGACGTCGCCCTGAGCGCGCAGTTCGCCGGTATAGCCCGCCTCGCGTAGGATGCGCGCCGACGAATAGCCCCGACCGTCGCGGAACTTGGGAAAGGCGACCTCGATCAGCGCGAGCCGGTCCAGATGCGGGATCAGCGCGCGCGCATCCTCGTCGGGCTCGAGCCGCACCGCGGTCGCGTTCGATTGCGACAGGAAAGCGTCGAGCGTGACGCAGGGTTCCTCACCCGATTGAAGGGCCGTATCAGTCATTCGCTTTCTCCCGGGATGCGCGCGATCACCTTGATTTCGAAGGTGAAGCCGGACAGCCAGGTCACGCCCACCGCCGTAATGTTCGGATAGGGCTTTCCGCCCCAATTCGCCCCAAGCACCGGGAATATCGTGTCGAAATTCCGGTCGGGATCGATCATGAACAGCGTCACGTCGACCACCTCTTCAAAACTCGACCCGGCGGCCTTCAGGATCGCGTTCAGATTGTCGAAGGCGAGCTGCACCTGCGCGGCAAGGTCGGGTTCGGGCGAGCCGTCGAGCCGCGCGCCGACCTGCCCCGATACGAACAGGAAGCCGTTGGAACGGATCGCGGGCGAATAGCGATGCGCCTCGTAGAGCGCATGGGGTTCGGGCGGGAAAACCGCGTCGCGCTCAGCCATAGATCGCCTCCTTGAAGGGGGCCATGCCGACGCGGCGATAGGTGTCGACGAAGCGCTCGCCTTCGGTCCGTTCGGCAAGATATTTGTCGGTGACGCGCTCGATCGCATCGACGATGCCGTCCTCGTCGAAGCCCGGACCGGTGATGGTACCGAGCGACACATCCTCCGCGCCCGATCCGCCGAGCAAAAGCTGGTAGTTTTCCGTGCCTTTGCGATCGACCCCAAGGATGCCGATGTGGCCCGCATGGTGATGCCCGCAGGCGTTGATGCAGCCCGAAATCTTGAGCTTGAGTTCGCCCAGTTCCTTCTGCCGGCCGAGGTCCGAAAAGCGCGTCGCGATCTTCTGCGCGACCGG
This DNA window, taken from Sphingopyxis sp. PAMC25046, encodes the following:
- a CDS encoding GH25 family lysozyme, whose translation is MKAGAIRGGKAAKAAAAWRAKVARLLRRIGAVIVLLLLVAGLALWWAARWTPDRAIYPTQGVTIDAGNGDVHWGSIKAAGAEFAYIMATDGSGGVDAKFARNMAEARNAGVQAGAIHRYSLCQLATDQAANFIRHVPRRADMLPAVVWLDYDDRCPDRPTRALLLSELATFLAQIEAHMGKQSLIAPGPTFESDYKVTRGIARTTWLRRDFFEPDYGAHPWAMWQANDYVRLSGANSTVGWNVLRPQGEMR
- a CDS encoding UPF0262 family protein → MSDADPSKQRIISVELDEGSIVWRNPDVEQERRVAIFDLIEDNKFVPQRGHPDGYAGPYRLMLRVEDGRLIFEIAREDGSPLEAIILGLGRFRRPIRDYFAICDSYYQAIKTSTAQQIETVDMARRALHNEAAEMLMDRLDGKIAVDFDTARRLFTLICVLHIKG
- a CDS encoding replicative DNA helicase: MPELALIPTPANTGDERQLPRNIEAEAAFLGAILIDNRVVEDLPVALTPDHFFEPLHGRIFQQTMALIERNSIATPVTLKPYFEADEAMKAVGGVGYLAQLTGSGAGLIGARDFARQIFDLALLRELAGVGRTLVDNALDTSERVDPQAQIEEAETALYRVAGGEAEMGSVKNFSQASLTALQAAERALNSGGHLSGITTGIASMNAKIGGMHNSDLMILAGRPGMGKTSFATNIAYNAAERWRRDEEDGIPPEKNMGAKVAFFSLEMSADQLATRVLAEQSGVSGEALRMGKISKEQFQQLSRAAQALQTLPLFIDDTPGLTIAGLRTRARRLQRRHGIGFIVVDYLQLLQGSSKSGDNRVQEISEISRGLKTLAKELNVPVMALSQLSRQVESREDKRPQLSDLRESGSIEQDADMVLFVFREDYYVAAREPKRPVEGDDVKIHAQHEEWAAEMERVFGLAEVIVAKSRHGSTGKVRLHFEAKTTKFSDLADDSMAYDDYE
- a CDS encoding phosphoadenylyl-sulfate reductase, giving the protein MADVKHSLPKAGEDRTRDRIDVAPRFTQADVIRLNNLFRGQDAAEIVASVIGAGLLGETAIVSSFGAESAVLLHLVAQTAPGMPVLFLDTGKHFPETLAYRDELAAKLNLNIVNLTPDAEDLAQKDATELRWSYDPDGCCEIRKVKPLEKALTDFDTSITGRKGFQSATRQGLARFELDGSTGRLKFNPLANWTREMLDDYFAAHDLPRHPLEAEGYPSIGCSPCTSKVKPGEDPRSGRWRGWDKTECGIHSEVTPVDDDPANDPAF
- a CDS encoding DUF934 domain-containing protein, which translates into the protein MTDTALQSGEEPCVTLDAFLSQSNATAVRLEPDEDARALIPHLDRLALIEVAFPKFRDGRGYSSARILREAGYTGELRAQGDVLVDQIAYMKRCGFDSFAPEKALNPADVEAALTRWPEHYQGAADGAVPIWKLRHG
- a CDS encoding RidA family protein, giving the protein MAERDAVFPPEPHALYEAHRYSPAIRSNGFLFVSGQVGARLDGSPEPDLAAQVQLAFDNLNAILKAAGSSFEEVVDVTLFMIDPDRNFDTIFPVLGANWGGKPYPNITAVGVTWLSGFTFEIKVIARIPGESE